One window of the Salvia miltiorrhiza cultivar Shanhuang (shh) chromosome 6, IMPLAD_Smil_shh, whole genome shotgun sequence genome contains the following:
- the LOC130989797 gene encoding stress-induced protein KIN2-like codes for MNNSNSASYNAGQAKGQAQEKGSQLMDQASNAAQSAKESIQDAGQQMQAKAQGAVDAVKDAVNSNK; via the exons ATGAATAACTCCAACAGCGCAAGCTACAATGCTGGACAGGCCAAGGGCCAAGCTCAG GAAAAGGGTAGCCAGCTGATGGACCAGGCTAGCAATGCTGCACAATCTGCAAAGGAATCAATTCAAGAT GCTGGACAGCAGATGCAGGCTAAGGCACAAGGTGCTGTTGATGCTGTTAAGGATGCTGTCAATTCAAACAAATGA